Proteins encoded by one window of Martelella endophytica:
- a CDS encoding helix-turn-helix domain-containing protein, translated as MSLRDRANHCHDERCSAHRSASGKLTWLVTPLCDVASLRKDSRKDRYWRQWFGVKIASVFRRRTAMSDIDPQIFSISRPFLARYRSFVRHDMIVESYHSDAGQMVSKGALHRISINRTPHDQYAYRLGDGAFRRVERPAFTLGFQPAGMALEVDGDAADYISIFQPPALYQSVGGDRFSPDYRRDELSAITDPTTLQVAQAMALAVEADGSDPLLLEHLGISLACCVVSLLGAKPAAAGSALTSDSLRRVIDYIESMLGKSDLSIEELAGVAHMSPFHFSREFKKTTGHAPHSFVVMRRVERAKLQLADRRRPMADIAYNTGFSSQAHFSSVFRRLTGTTPREYRRSFQA; from the coding sequence ATGTCACTGCGTGACAGGGCAAACCATTGCCACGATGAGCGGTGTTCCGCTCATCGGTCTGCCAGTGGCAAGCTGACCTGGCTCGTCACACCGCTGTGCGATGTGGCGAGCCTGCGGAAGGACTCCCGGAAAGATCGGTATTGGCGACAATGGTTTGGCGTGAAAATTGCTTCTGTTTTCCGCAGGAGAACCGCCATGTCAGACATCGATCCGCAGATTTTCTCGATAAGCCGCCCTTTCCTCGCCCGCTACCGGTCGTTCGTCCGCCACGATATGATCGTCGAGAGCTATCACAGCGATGCCGGCCAGATGGTTTCGAAGGGGGCGTTGCATCGCATCTCGATCAATCGCACACCGCACGACCAATATGCCTACCGACTGGGCGACGGCGCGTTCCGAAGGGTTGAACGGCCGGCCTTCACGCTGGGGTTCCAGCCGGCGGGCATGGCGCTCGAGGTTGACGGTGACGCTGCTGACTACATTTCGATCTTCCAGCCCCCTGCCCTTTATCAAAGCGTCGGCGGCGACCGCTTCAGTCCCGACTACCGGCGCGACGAGCTGAGCGCGATCACCGACCCCACCACCCTGCAGGTTGCCCAGGCGATGGCGCTCGCCGTGGAGGCCGACGGGAGCGATCCTCTGCTTCTGGAGCATCTGGGGATTTCCCTTGCCTGCTGCGTCGTCAGCCTTCTGGGCGCAAAACCGGCAGCGGCGGGCAGCGCATTGACATCGGACAGTCTCCGACGGGTTATCGACTATATCGAAAGCATGCTCGGGAAATCCGATCTCAGCATCGAGGAACTGGCTGGCGTCGCCCATATGAGCCCGTTCCATTTCAGCCGCGAATTCAAGAAAACCACCGGCCACGCGCCGCACAGCTTCGTGGTGATGCGTCGTGTCGAACGGGCCAAGCTCCAGCTGGCCGATCGCCGCAGGCCAATGGCCGATATTGCCTATAACACGGGCTTTTCGAGCCAGGCGCACTTTTCGAGCGTCTTCCGCCGCCTGACCGGCACCACGCCGCGCGAATACAGACGCTCGTTTCAGGCATGA
- a CDS encoding pirin family protein, whose amino-acid sequence MILIHDTAHRGHTRQGWLDSHHTFSFGGFQDPTRMGFGALRVINEDRVIPGAGFSEHAHDNMDILTIVLSGKLRHRDTLGNTSIISAGDAQLMSAGSGLRHEEMNASDEDTAHFLQIWIIPDTVGGDPTYQQKPLPAPQTARDWTLIASNNAGDDMLKLISDTRVYIANPHEDDTLAIPHHPDRLTFVQIVSGLAMVDGERLGPGTGLQIAGEEIPPLEWITQGQALLFDLQR is encoded by the coding sequence ATGATCCTGATCCACGACACCGCCCATCGCGGCCATACAAGACAAGGCTGGCTCGATAGCCATCACACCTTCTCCTTCGGCGGCTTCCAGGACCCGACCAGGATGGGCTTCGGCGCACTCCGCGTCATTAATGAAGACCGGGTGATTCCGGGTGCGGGTTTCTCCGAACACGCTCATGACAACATGGACATCCTGACCATTGTTCTGTCCGGCAAACTGCGCCATCGCGATACGCTCGGCAATACGTCGATCATCAGCGCCGGCGACGCGCAGCTCATGTCGGCCGGGAGCGGCCTTCGTCACGAGGAAATGAACGCCTCGGACGAAGACACGGCACATTTCCTGCAGATCTGGATCATTCCCGACACTGTCGGCGGCGATCCGACCTATCAGCAAAAACCGCTGCCCGCGCCGCAAACCGCCCGCGACTGGACGCTGATCGCCAGCAACAATGCCGGTGACGATATGCTGAAGCTGATTTCGGATACGCGCGTCTACATCGCCAATCCGCATGAAGACGACACGCTTGCCATCCCGCATCATCCAGACCGGCTGACCTTCGTGCAGATCGTCAGCGGGCTCGCCATGGTCGACGGGGAACGACTCGGCCCCGGTACAGGACTGCAGATCGCCGGCGAGGAAATCCCGCCGCTCGAATGGATCACGCAGGGACAGGCCCTCCTTTTTGACCTGCAACGCTAG
- a CDS encoding alpha/beta hydrolase, producing MTEDLYQAYVRKGESGKPLVFTFHGTGGNENQFVPLVDELLPGAAIVSPRGDVSEYGALRFFRRTGEGVYDMDDLARRTENMARFIAAQEAANPGRDVYALGYSNGANILASVLFQRPELFDRVVLLHPLIPWKPDNNAGLSGRKILVTGGERDPICPPELSASLIAYLKAQNADVQSVMHGGGHELRPDEISAITRFLNG from the coding sequence ATGACCGAAGATCTCTATCAAGCCTATGTCAGAAAAGGCGAGAGCGGAAAGCCGCTGGTGTTTACCTTCCACGGGACGGGCGGAAACGAGAACCAGTTCGTGCCACTGGTGGACGAGCTTCTGCCGGGCGCTGCCATCGTCTCGCCGCGCGGCGATGTGTCCGAATATGGCGCGCTGCGTTTCTTCCGACGCACCGGCGAAGGCGTCTATGACATGGATGACCTTGCCCGCCGCACGGAAAACATGGCCCGCTTCATTGCCGCGCAGGAGGCGGCCAATCCTGGTCGTGATGTCTATGCGCTTGGCTATTCCAACGGCGCCAACATCCTGGCTTCGGTGCTGTTCCAGCGACCGGAACTCTTTGACCGCGTCGTACTGCTGCATCCGCTGATCCCGTGGAAGCCGGATAACAACGCCGGACTTTCCGGCCGCAAGATACTGGTGACAGGCGGCGAACGTGATCCGATCTGCCCGCCAGAACTCTCGGCCTCGCTGATCGCCTACCTCAAGGCACAGAATGCCGACGTACAGTCCGTAATGCATGGCGGCGGCCACGAACTCCGCCCCGATGAAATTTCTGCCATCACCCGGTTTCTCAATGGCTGA
- a CDS encoding ring-cleaving dioxygenase, which yields MLQQIKGLHHITSMAGDAQKNSDFFTKTLGLRRVKKTVNFDAPDVYHLYYGDEVGTPGSVLTYFPFPHIAKGRPGTGEVGETLFAVPKGSLPFWRERLSALNVGEISESDVFGEKRLHFVGPDHDAFALVEVDNDDRAGWLKGSVAEAEAIRGFHGASLRLRDSGATSELLGFMGYEKVDSKDDWSRYAIKDGNGADFIDIQTLPSVDAARQGAGSVHHIAFAVEDRAAQLEVRKALMDTGYNVTPVIDRNYFWAIYFRTPGGVLFEIATNEPGFDADEDTAHLGEALKLPPQYESYRAKIEEILTPIED from the coding sequence ATGTTACAGCAAATCAAAGGCCTGCATCACATCACCTCGATGGCGGGCGACGCCCAGAAGAACAGCGACTTCTTTACCAAGACGCTTGGCCTACGCCGCGTCAAGAAGACGGTCAACTTCGATGCACCCGATGTCTATCACCTCTATTACGGTGATGAGGTCGGAACCCCCGGCTCGGTGCTGACCTATTTCCCCTTCCCCCACATTGCCAAGGGCAGGCCTGGCACGGGTGAAGTCGGCGAGACACTTTTCGCGGTACCGAAAGGTTCGCTCCCCTTCTGGAGGGAACGGCTTTCTGCGCTGAACGTCGGCGAGATAAGCGAAAGCGACGTTTTCGGTGAAAAGCGGCTGCACTTCGTCGGTCCCGACCACGATGCTTTCGCACTGGTCGAGGTCGACAATGACGACCGCGCCGGCTGGCTGAAGGGCAGTGTGGCCGAGGCGGAAGCAATCCGCGGTTTTCATGGCGCAAGCCTGCGCCTGAGAGACAGCGGCGCGACCTCCGAACTGCTCGGCTTCATGGGTTACGAGAAGGTCGACAGCAAGGATGACTGGAGCCGGTACGCGATCAAGGACGGTAACGGTGCCGATTTCATCGACATCCAGACGCTGCCCTCCGTCGATGCGGCCCGTCAGGGGGCCGGCTCGGTCCATCACATCGCCTTTGCCGTTGAAGACCGTGCCGCTCAACTCGAAGTCCGCAAGGCGCTGATGGATACCGGCTACAACGTCACGCCGGTCATCGACCGCAATTACTTCTGGGCGATCTACTTCCGCACGCCGGGCGGTGTGCTGTTCGAAATCGCCACGAACGAGCCCGGCTTCGATGCCGACGAAGATACGGCCCATCTCGGCGAAGCACTCAAGCTGCCCCCGCAGTATGAGAGCTACCGCGCCAAGATCGAGGAAATCCTCACACCGATCGAAGACTGA
- a CDS encoding LysR family transcriptional regulator — translation MKDLNDIRVFLNVAELGSFAAAARILSMTAPSVTRAVGALEERLGVQLFVRTTRQVSLTSAGAVYAARMRPLLQAFDDAAEEVREQEAAVSGHIRLNAPLSLGQQVLPDVVSGFRAENPAISLSVTLTDSFVDIVTAPYDLAIRISGPPDDKSTIWRKLCPIRRVLVASPGYLAANGTPEDPDALEATACLAFDAGAASENWELTNAGRRRRLRAGSVIAGNNGELLARLAENGEGVALLPYFIVETALEEGRLVQVLEAWTPSELWLTLYYPPYERLPMRIARFSDFFEAYVTRVRLL, via the coding sequence ATGAAGGATCTGAATGACATTCGCGTCTTCCTAAACGTTGCGGAACTGGGCAGCTTTGCCGCAGCCGCCCGCATCCTGTCGATGACCGCCCCCAGCGTGACACGCGCTGTCGGCGCGCTGGAGGAACGCCTCGGCGTACAACTTTTCGTGCGCACCACGCGGCAGGTTTCGTTGACGTCGGCAGGCGCTGTCTATGCCGCTCGGATGCGGCCGCTGCTGCAGGCATTCGACGACGCCGCCGAGGAGGTGCGAGAGCAGGAAGCCGCCGTGAGTGGGCACATACGGCTGAACGCGCCGCTGTCGCTCGGCCAGCAGGTTCTGCCGGATGTCGTGTCCGGCTTCCGAGCGGAAAACCCGGCGATCAGCCTGTCGGTGACGTTGACGGACAGCTTCGTCGACATTGTCACTGCACCCTATGATCTTGCGATCCGCATTTCCGGGCCACCTGATGACAAATCGACGATCTGGCGCAAGCTTTGCCCGATCAGGCGGGTTCTGGTTGCCTCTCCCGGCTATCTTGCCGCCAATGGGACGCCGGAGGATCCGGACGCGCTTGAGGCAACGGCCTGCCTTGCCTTTGATGCGGGAGCGGCTTCCGAAAACTGGGAATTGACCAATGCCGGCCGGCGGCGACGCCTGCGGGCGGGATCGGTCATTGCCGGCAACAATGGCGAGCTGTTGGCGCGGCTCGCTGAAAACGGGGAAGGGGTGGCGCTTCTGCCCTATTTCATTGTCGAGACGGCGCTTGAGGAAGGGCGGCTGGTTCAGGTTCTGGAGGCGTGGACGCCGAGCGAGCTCTGGCTGACGCTTTACTATCCGCCCTATGAACGCCTGCCGATGCGCATTGCCCGCTTCTCCGATTTCTTCGAAGCCTATGTGACGCGTGTCAGATTGCTCTAG
- a CDS encoding ABC transporter ATP-binding protein, whose translation MSAITLKNVCKSYGALEVMHDIAMEIARGELMVFVGPSGCGKSTLLRMIAGLEDITDGTIEIEGKVVNEVRASRRGVAMVFQSYALYPHMTVADNMAFSLKIAGVPKKEREERIRKAADMLQLTDYLKRRPRQLSGGQRQRVAIGRAITRDADIFLFDEPLSNLDAALRVSTRAEIAKLKVALPETTMVYVTHDQIEAMTLADRITVLNKGRVEQIGTPEELYEQPRNLFVASFIGSPKMNFLKGEFLEDGRAVLGDGLEVVTGQARLPAGTGTIGVRPEDMRLATGEEAHQISGEIDLVEYIGETTLLHVRRPDGDIIIAKAPNHRRYSVGDVAALTFSPEAMHLFDADGLAVPRQRRLESSSAIG comes from the coding sequence ATGTCAGCCATCACACTCAAGAATGTCTGCAAATCCTACGGTGCGCTGGAGGTGATGCACGACATCGCCATGGAAATCGCCCGTGGCGAACTCATGGTCTTCGTTGGCCCGTCCGGCTGCGGGAAGTCGACGCTGCTCCGGATGATCGCCGGCCTTGAGGATATCACCGACGGCACCATCGAGATCGAGGGCAAGGTGGTCAACGAGGTGCGTGCGTCGCGCCGGGGTGTGGCCATGGTGTTCCAGTCCTACGCGCTTTATCCGCACATGACAGTCGCCGACAACATGGCGTTCAGCCTCAAGATCGCCGGCGTCCCGAAAAAGGAGCGCGAGGAACGCATCCGCAAGGCCGCCGATATGCTGCAGCTCACCGACTACCTGAAACGCCGGCCGCGCCAGCTCTCTGGCGGCCAGCGCCAGCGCGTCGCGATCGGAAGGGCCATCACCCGCGATGCCGATATCTTTCTGTTCGACGAACCACTGTCGAACCTCGACGCCGCGCTCCGGGTCTCAACCCGCGCCGAGATCGCCAAGCTGAAGGTTGCCCTACCGGAGACGACCATGGTCTACGTCACCCATGACCAGATCGAGGCCATGACGCTCGCCGACCGAATTACCGTGCTGAACAAGGGACGGGTCGAGCAGATCGGCACACCCGAGGAGCTCTATGAGCAACCGCGCAACCTGTTTGTCGCAAGCTTCATTGGTTCGCCGAAGATGAATTTCCTGAAGGGGGAGTTCCTGGAGGATGGCCGCGCAGTGCTCGGCGACGGCCTCGAAGTTGTCACGGGTCAGGCCCGCCTGCCGGCGGGTACCGGCACGATCGGCGTCCGGCCGGAGGATATGCGGCTTGCAACTGGCGAGGAGGCTCACCAGATCTCTGGCGAGATCGACCTCGTGGAATATATCGGCGAAACAACCCTTCTTCATGTTCGCCGCCCCGACGGCGATATCATCATTGCAAAGGCGCCGAATCACAGAAGATACAGCGTCGGCGATGTCGCGGCGCTCACGTTCAGCCCGGAAGCGATGCATCTCTTCGATGCGGACGGGCTGGCAGTGCCACGGCAAAGGCGCCTGGAAAGCTCAAGCGCTATCGGTTAG
- a CDS encoding sulfatase family protein gives MTDRPNILIICTDQQRWDTLGATGNPFVNTPDIDALYDTGAVVEQAYCQSPVCTPSRSGFMTGRYPSITGAYQNGQDIDDRERLLSRILADHGYTCGLSGKLHLSACNPSAEPIQERRIDDGFRVFNWSHQPASSCADQAAGTVRNHAPNWPLNDYNLWLAERDGHYDTVPHPDCAHIQIGPEARFHQTTFCAERAISFIEAHQGSKAPWMFQVNIFDPHHPFDPPAEYLDRYLDRLDDIPLPDYAPGELDDKPRAQKVDHNGAYGGGAGFAYDGMSERDHRYVRAAYFAMCDLISDQVGRMVAALDATGQRQDTLVVFMSDHGELLGDHGIYLKGPFFYEPSVHVPLAFNWPGQIAAQTVSELVELTDLVPTLLDAAGIEIEYGIQGRSLWPLLSGTDAITPRQDIYCEYYNAMPWHDRDGGAWATMVRSQNAKIVVDHGHGGGELYDLDADPGEHRNLWDAPEAAALKTAMLVRLSNRMAGTIDPRPRRRADW, from the coding sequence ATGACCGACCGTCCCAATATTCTCATCATTTGTACCGACCAGCAGCGTTGGGACACGCTGGGGGCAACCGGCAATCCCTTCGTCAACACGCCCGATATCGATGCGCTATACGACACCGGCGCCGTAGTCGAACAGGCCTATTGCCAGAGCCCCGTCTGCACCCCGAGCCGGTCGGGCTTCATGACCGGTCGCTATCCAAGCATCACCGGGGCCTATCAGAACGGCCAGGACATCGACGACCGCGAGCGACTGCTGAGCCGCATCCTCGCGGATCACGGTTATACCTGCGGGTTGTCCGGCAAGCTGCATCTTTCGGCATGTAATCCCTCGGCGGAACCCATTCAGGAGCGCCGGATCGATGATGGGTTCAGAGTGTTCAACTGGTCTCATCAGCCGGCCTCCTCCTGCGCCGACCAAGCCGCGGGCACGGTCAGGAACCATGCACCAAACTGGCCGCTGAATGACTACAATCTGTGGCTCGCCGAACGGGATGGACACTATGACACCGTCCCGCACCCCGATTGCGCTCACATCCAGATCGGGCCGGAGGCAAGATTTCACCAGACGACTTTTTGCGCGGAGCGCGCTATCAGCTTCATCGAGGCCCATCAGGGCTCGAAGGCGCCGTGGATGTTTCAGGTGAACATCTTCGATCCGCATCATCCTTTCGATCCGCCTGCCGAATATCTCGACCGCTACCTCGATCGCCTCGATGACATCCCCCTCCCCGACTACGCGCCCGGCGAACTCGACGACAAGCCACGCGCCCAGAAGGTTGACCACAATGGCGCCTATGGCGGCGGCGCGGGCTTTGCCTATGACGGCATGAGCGAACGCGACCACCGCTATGTCCGCGCGGCCTATTTCGCCATGTGCGACCTGATTTCGGATCAGGTCGGACGGATGGTCGCCGCACTCGATGCGACGGGGCAGCGCCAGGACACGCTGGTCGTGTTCATGTCCGACCATGGCGAACTTCTCGGCGACCATGGCATCTACCTGAAGGGCCCGTTCTTCTACGAGCCCAGCGTTCACGTTCCGCTTGCCTTCAACTGGCCCGGCCAGATCGCGGCGCAGACGGTCAGCGAACTCGTCGAGCTTACCGATCTCGTCCCAACGCTGCTCGATGCGGCCGGCATCGAGATCGAATACGGCATTCAGGGGCGATCGCTCTGGCCATTGCTCTCCGGAACGGACGCCATCACGCCGCGCCAGGACATCTACTGCGAATACTACAATGCCATGCCCTGGCACGACCGGGATGGCGGCGCGTGGGCGACCATGGTGCGCAGCCAGAACGCCAAGATCGTGGTCGATCACGGCCATGGCGGCGGCGAGCTCTACGATCTTGACGCCGACCCGGGTGAGCATCGCAATCTCTGGGACGCACCGGAGGCTGCCGCCCTGAAGACAGCCATGCTCGTTCGCCTCAGCAACCGCATGGCCGGCACGATCGATCCGCGCCCGCGCCGCCGCGCCGACTGGTAA
- a CDS encoding carbohydrate ABC transporter permease has translation MSRMFKNPWSIIRFVALFVLVIVWCYPFAWLVSASLKGQMEIFSKGLDLVPDTFLWGNYARAWIQGGFSHYMMNTVLITLGTLVVVIFHTALTGYVLGRYAFPGKRIVIGVLVATMVVPAGVTVIPIVDIASNLGLISSRWGIILALAGSGQAAAILLYAGYFAGIPKELEESAELDGAGFFRTFFSVMLPLAGPVTATVSVLTFLYAWNTFLIPLVFTFGTPSMRTLPVGMLAFVGSNETDWPGMAAAATISLLPVVIFFFIMQRYFVEGIAGAVKQ, from the coding sequence ATGAGCCGCATGTTCAAGAATCCTTGGTCAATCATCCGCTTTGTCGCGCTGTTCGTGCTGGTGATCGTATGGTGCTACCCGTTCGCATGGCTGGTTTCGGCATCGCTGAAAGGCCAGATGGAGATTTTCTCCAAGGGCCTCGACCTCGTTCCCGACACGTTCCTCTGGGGAAATTATGCCCGCGCCTGGATACAGGGGGGCTTCAGCCATTACATGATGAACACGGTGCTGATCACGCTTGGCACGCTCGTCGTCGTGATCTTCCACACGGCCCTGACCGGATATGTTCTCGGACGTTATGCCTTTCCAGGAAAACGCATCGTCATCGGCGTTCTTGTCGCGACCATGGTGGTGCCTGCAGGCGTCACGGTCATCCCGATCGTCGATATCGCCAGCAACCTCGGCCTCATTTCCAGCCGCTGGGGCATCATCCTCGCGCTCGCGGGTTCCGGCCAGGCCGCCGCCATCCTTCTCTATGCGGGCTATTTCGCGGGTATTCCGAAGGAGCTTGAGGAGAGCGCCGAGCTCGATGGTGCCGGCTTCTTCCGGACCTTCTTTTCCGTGATGCTTCCTCTGGCCGGGCCGGTTACGGCGACCGTCAGCGTGCTCACCTTCCTCTACGCCTGGAACACATTCCTCATACCTCTCGTCTTCACCTTCGGCACGCCCTCCATGCGCACGCTGCCGGTCGGCATGCTGGCTTTCGTCGGTTCCAACGAAACCGACTGGCCCGGTATGGCGGCGGCGGCGACCATTTCACTGCTGCCGGTGGTGATCTTCTTTTTCATCATGCAACGTTACTTCGTTGAAGGCATCGCAGGAGCCGTCAAGCAATGA
- a CDS encoding carbohydrate ABC transporter permease yields the protein MASRSLAHRIWAHRAIYAFLAPTTILLGMFTVYPVLASLWYAMLDWNGFSAAGRFIGFANFRELWGDRLFWNAFSNTLIFLVVAVPLRVGLGLLLAVILNGRFPFVRVFRTGIFLPVVTTAAIVGVVMRYILDPTGGPINTFLLDTGAISNPINFLGNAKLALSSAIGVWVWKWLGITVIYWLAALQTIPNDLYEAAEIDGAGALRKFVSITLPMLTPFTIIITLITVIDATNVFDLMLTLTNGGPFYGTEVIDIFVYRNAFTSSMPRLGYASAAAIFFGVAVAIAAVLQLLVVRHLADRRPAS from the coding sequence ATGGCTTCCCGCTCGCTCGCACATCGGATATGGGCGCACCGCGCCATCTACGCGTTTCTAGCGCCGACGACGATCCTGCTCGGCATGTTCACCGTCTATCCGGTCCTCGCCTCGCTTTGGTACGCAATGCTGGACTGGAACGGTTTTTCGGCGGCGGGCCGTTTCATCGGCTTCGCCAATTTCCGTGAACTCTGGGGCGACCGACTGTTCTGGAACGCTTTCTCGAACACGCTGATTTTCCTTGTGGTCGCAGTGCCCTTGCGCGTGGGCCTTGGCCTGCTTCTGGCCGTCATTCTCAACGGACGCTTTCCGTTTGTACGGGTGTTCCGCACCGGCATTTTCCTTCCGGTGGTGACAACGGCGGCCATCGTCGGCGTCGTGATGCGCTATATTCTCGATCCGACGGGTGGGCCGATCAACACCTTCCTGCTCGATACCGGTGCGATCTCCAACCCGATCAATTTCCTCGGCAATGCCAAACTTGCCCTCTCGAGCGCAATCGGCGTCTGGGTCTGGAAATGGCTCGGCATTACGGTGATCTATTGGCTGGCCGCGCTACAGACCATTCCGAATGATCTCTACGAGGCCGCGGAAATCGATGGCGCCGGCGCACTCAGGAAGTTCGTCAGCATAACGTTGCCGATGCTGACGCCCTTCACCATCATCATCACCCTGATAACAGTCATCGACGCCACCAATGTCTTCGACCTGATGCTGACGCTGACCAATGGCGGACCGTTCTACGGAACCGAGGTCATCGACATCTTCGTGTACCGCAATGCCTTCACGTCCTCGATGCCACGCCTCGGCTATGCTTCGGCGGCGGCAATCTTCTTCGGTGTCGCCGTTGCCATCGCCGCCGTGCTCCAGCTTCTCGTCGTCCGTCATCTCGCAGACCGGAGGCCGGCATCATGA
- a CDS encoding ABC transporter substrate-binding protein, producing the protein MTFSIHPGGISRRQLLIAGTAAAAATALPLRAFADDLPVLDWWDVFGTLTDVHQEIWDAFAAEGKARVVYTHTNPASAMQSLQLAFRSGELPDVYDMGGDPAQLAALYEAGWFAPMDGLVFDKPFQKDTLVEGQTVFDGKQCSLPIFSNLWHNDNLWYHAEAMSAAGGDVEAGVASWEDMRAIAAKATTGGKYGLLLPLQFTTRMADMVIDMAMAAGAPGIFDPKTGEYAYASEPFVETIAFLMSFQKDGSLHPASSSLDARQGRSRWAAGEALFFFDGPWNSGVLASSAPEVLDSSGVSNVPTPGGVPPIIGRGVQPGSFYMSGQSEHPELVVELLQNLTTDDYYVAIAEGMDQPPLDLSAVERANVHPTYKTVVNNFSTTMVRLPDPLVANPSTAQVFSRMRTIEPGLGEIIQGAFAGAFSDVKPYLQQYNDAMTAERERAISAAKADGFDVSADDWVFPNWVRGENYTG; encoded by the coding sequence ATGACATTTTCCATTCACCCAGGCGGCATCAGCCGCAGACAATTGCTTATCGCCGGGACAGCCGCGGCGGCGGCGACAGCCCTGCCGTTGCGTGCCTTCGCCGATGACCTTCCGGTGCTCGACTGGTGGGATGTGTTCGGCACGCTGACCGACGTCCACCAGGAAATCTGGGATGCCTTCGCAGCCGAAGGCAAGGCGCGGGTGGTCTACACCCACACCAATCCGGCGAGCGCGATGCAATCGCTTCAGCTCGCCTTCCGCAGCGGTGAACTGCCGGACGTCTATGACATGGGTGGAGACCCGGCCCAGCTGGCTGCGCTCTATGAAGCCGGTTGGTTTGCGCCCATGGACGGGCTGGTTTTCGACAAGCCGTTCCAGAAGGACACCTTGGTCGAGGGGCAAACCGTTTTCGACGGCAAGCAATGCAGCCTGCCGATCTTCTCAAACCTCTGGCACAACGACAATCTCTGGTATCACGCAGAGGCCATGTCGGCCGCCGGCGGCGACGTCGAGGCCGGTGTCGCCAGCTGGGAGGACATGCGCGCGATTGCCGCCAAGGCAACGACCGGCGGGAAATACGGCCTTCTGCTGCCGCTGCAATTCACGACCCGAATGGCCGACATGGTTATCGACATGGCGATGGCCGCCGGCGCGCCGGGCATCTTTGACCCGAAGACGGGCGAGTATGCCTACGCATCGGAGCCATTCGTTGAAACCATCGCCTTTCTCATGTCGTTCCAGAAGGACGGCTCGCTGCACCCTGCCTCATCCTCGCTCGACGCCCGTCAGGGCCGTTCGCGCTGGGCGGCCGGCGAAGCGCTGTTCTTCTTCGATGGCCCATGGAACAGCGGCGTCCTTGCCAGCAGCGCGCCCGAGGTGCTCGATTCCTCTGGCGTCTCGAATGTGCCGACACCGGGCGGCGTGCCGCCCATTATCGGCCGTGGCGTGCAACCAGGCAGTTTCTACATGTCCGGCCAGTCCGAACATCCGGAGCTCGTGGTCGAATTGCTGCAGAACCTGACCACCGACGATTACTATGTCGCGATCGCCGAGGGCATGGATCAGCCGCCACTCGATCTTTCCGCGGTCGAGCGCGCCAATGTCCACCCGACCTACAAGACCGTGGTGAACAACTTCTCGACCACAATGGTGCGCCTGCCCGACCCACTCGTCGCCAATCCCAGCACCGCACAGGTATTCTCCCGCATGCGCACCATCGAGCCCGGCCTGGGCGAGATTATCCAGGGCGCATTTGCCGGCGCGTTTTCGGACGTCAAGCCGTATCTCCAGCAATATAACGATGCCATGACCGCCGAGCGCGAACGTGCCATCAGCGCAGCCAAGGCTGACGGCTTCGACGTTTCTGCGGATGACTGGGTATTCCCGAACTGGGTCCGCGGCGAAAACTACACTGGCTGA